The following proteins are encoded in a genomic region of Bacillus horti:
- the hemA gene encoding glutamyl-tRNA reductase — protein sequence MHILSIGINYKKAPVHIREKFTIDADRLPEALIQLRQMKSILECVIVATCNRTEIYAVADQLHTGRHFIKTFMSEWFQVGKEDFAPYLDVKENETALKHLFEVPAGLDSMVLGETQILGQIKDAFFMAQEQGTTGTIFNMLFKQMITMAKRAHAETQIGEHAVSVSYAAIELGKKIFGHFAGKSVLILGAGKMSELTLKHLAGQGVTDIYVVNRTFDRARELAAKMNGQAYELNQLADCLAKVDIVISSTGSNEYMVDKALVEKVMQKRQHHSLFFIDIAVPRDLDPDIHQVENAFLYDIDDLNGIVQANIQERQREAEKIQLMIKDEIDQFQKWVHTLGVVPIISALRQKALAIQDETMQSIMNKCPELDERELKVIRKHTKSIINQLLRDPITRVKEMAAEPHSKESLDMFTQIFALEDELVEQEKIENAKQLAQAIENKRKQTLKESASVKLPIMYQ from the coding sequence TTGCACATTTTATCTATAGGAATTAATTATAAAAAGGCCCCAGTTCATATTCGTGAGAAATTTACGATTGATGCTGATCGCTTACCAGAAGCTCTAATTCAGCTTCGCCAAATGAAAAGTATCCTAGAATGTGTCATTGTAGCTACATGTAATAGAACGGAAATTTATGCTGTAGCGGATCAACTGCATACGGGACGTCACTTTATAAAGACCTTCATGTCTGAATGGTTCCAAGTGGGCAAGGAAGATTTTGCTCCCTATCTTGACGTTAAGGAAAATGAAACAGCATTAAAGCATTTATTTGAAGTTCCTGCAGGATTGGATTCAATGGTGCTAGGTGAAACTCAGATTCTAGGACAAATTAAGGATGCTTTCTTTATGGCTCAAGAGCAGGGTACAACAGGTACTATTTTTAACATGCTCTTTAAACAGATGATTACGATGGCCAAAAGAGCGCATGCTGAGACTCAAATTGGTGAACACGCGGTATCTGTGAGCTATGCGGCCATTGAGCTAGGAAAAAAGATTTTTGGTCATTTTGCCGGAAAGTCGGTCCTTATTTTAGGTGCAGGGAAGATGAGTGAATTAACATTAAAACATCTTGCTGGACAAGGTGTTACAGATATATATGTGGTGAATCGGACATTTGATCGAGCGCGTGAGCTAGCAGCAAAAATGAATGGGCAAGCTTATGAGCTTAATCAGCTAGCAGATTGTTTGGCTAAAGTGGACATCGTTATCAGTTCAACAGGTTCTAACGAATATATGGTGGATAAGGCTTTAGTTGAAAAAGTGATGCAAAAACGTCAGCATCATTCCCTGTTTTTTATCGATATAGCTGTACCACGTGACCTTGATCCTGACATTCATCAAGTAGAGAACGCATTCCTATATGATATTGATGATCTAAACGGAATTGTACAGGCTAATATACAGGAACGCCAACGTGAAGCTGAAAAAATTCAGCTGATGATTAAGGATGAAATTGATCAGTTTCAAAAGTGGGTTCACACTCTTGGTGTTGTCCCTATTATCTCAGCGCTGAGACAAAAAGCGTTAGCTATTCAGGATGAAACGATGCAAAGTATTATGAATAAATGTCCAGAGTTAGATGAAAGAGAATTGAAGGTGATTCGTAAGCACACGAAGAGCATTATTAATCAATTGCTTCGTGATCCTATTACTAGGGTTAAAGAGATGGCTGCGGAGCCTCATTCTAAGGAATCTCTAGATATGTTTACTCAGATTTTTGCCTTAGAGGATGAGCTTGTAGAGCAGGAGAAAATTGAAAATGCAAAGCAGCTTGCACAAGCTATAGAAAATAAAAGGAAACAAACACTAAAGGAATCGGCTTCTGTCAAACTTCCTATTATGTATCAGTAA
- a CDS encoding PspC domain-containing protein, giving the protein MQNRLYKSRNDKILDGVCGGIARYFNVDAVLIRLIWVIASIFLGQIFFGVIAYLIAMIIIPTEPGNHRTQKINKETDEQQEYTQNESAMQNSSNSSMDDYNDEKSYSQRSGSSTSFLLGLICIVIGALVILGNVFDFNLRTWFRMSSDIIWPSLLIGLGLLLLIRRPRH; this is encoded by the coding sequence ATGCAGAATAGATTATATAAGTCGAGAAATGACAAAATTTTAGACGGTGTGTGTGGAGGAATAGCCAGATACTTCAACGTAGACGCTGTATTGATCCGATTAATTTGGGTTATCGCCTCGATCTTTCTTGGTCAAATTTTCTTTGGGGTTATTGCTTACCTAATAGCTATGATCATCATTCCTACTGAACCAGGAAATCATCGTACTCAAAAGATAAACAAAGAAACTGATGAACAGCAGGAATATACTCAAAATGAATCTGCTATGCAGAACTCTTCAAATAGTAGTATGGATGATTACAATGATGAAAAAAGTTATTCTCAGCGCTCTGGAAGCAGCACCTCATTTCTGCTAGGGCTAATATGTATTGTAATTGGTGCTCTGGTCATTTTAGGGAATGTTTTTGACTTCAATCTTAGAACTTGGTTTAGGATGTCTAGTGATATTATTTGGCCGTCTCTACTCATTGGATTAGGCTTGCTTCTTCTAATTAGGAGACCACGCCATTAG